The sequence CGCAGCCGGTGCAGGCCGTCGCGCAGCAGCGCCTGCTCCTCCGGTGTCACCGCCGGGGCGTGCGACAGGTGCTCCACCACCGCGTCCAAGACCTGAGGATAGAGATTGGCCGCGCCCACCTTCGCCGTCACGCCGGTGCGCTCCAGCATGTGCCGCGTGGGCGCCATCACTCGCGCCAGCATCAGCGTCACCCGCCGCTGTGCCAGGTCATCGCGGAGCGCGGACAACATGTCGGCGCCGGGCACGTCCAGGTCCACCGTCACCTCCAAATCCAGCAGCACGGACTGCACGGGCCGTCCGGTGCGCCGCACCCGCTCGATGATTTCGTCCCGCAGGGACGTGGCGTTGGCGAAGAAGATGCCCTCGTTGGGACGCAGGATGAGCATGCCCGGCACGGTGAGCGGGCGCGGCGTGTGCCGGACGTCGTTGAAGGCGAGGGTGCCCGGGGCGCGGCCCAGCTCGCTCAGGCGCGGCACGCTGGCGCGGTACACCGTGAGGAAGAGCGACAGGCCCACCGCCAGCAGCAACCCCGGCAGCACGTCCAGCGCGAGCACGCCGACCAGCGCCACCATCGCCATGACGAAGTCTTCCCGCCGCATCCGGTACAGCCGCCGGAGCTCACGCACGTCCATCATCCCGGAGATGGCCATCACCACGATGGCGGCCAGGGTGGCGTCGGGCAGCAGGCGGATGAGCGGCAGGAGGAACAGGGCCACCACCACCGTGAAGCCGGCCGCCAGGAGCGCGGACACCTCCGTGCGCGCCCCGGCCGCGTCGTTGGCCGCGGACTTGGACAGGCTGGAGCCGACGGAGAAGCCCCGGAAGAGTCCAGCACCCACGTTGGCGGCCCCCAGGCCCACCAGCTCCCGGTTGGCATCCACCTCGTAGCCATGACGGGCCGCGAGCATGCGCGCGGGACCGATGGCCTCCGCGAAGGCCACCAGCGCGATGCCGCACGCGCCGGGAATGAGGCCCACGAAGTCGCGCAGGCCCACGCCCGGGAGGCGCGGCGTGGTGAGCCCCGCCTGCACCTTGCCCACCACGTGCACGCCGCGCGCGTCCAGCCCCAGCAGCGCCGAGACGAGGATGGACACCACCAGCACCAGCAGGGCCGCCGGGAGCCGCTCCGACACCCGCTCCAACCCCAGCAGCAGGAGCAGGCTGCCCGCGCCCACCAGCAGCGTGACGACATGCGTGTGGCCCAGGTGCGTGACGAGGAACCACAGCCGCTCGAAGAAGTCGCCCTGGCTTCCCTCGATGCCGAAGAGCTTGGGCACCTGCTTGAGGGCGATGATGAGCGCCAGCCCGAAGACGAAGCCGGTGAGGACGGAGGAGGAAAAGAACTGGGCGATGCGCCCCAGCCGCAGCACGCCCGCGAGCACCGAGATGAGCCCCGCCATCAGCGCCAGGGCCGCCGTCAGGACGACGAAGCGGGGCGAGCCCGCCGGCGCCATGGCGCTCACGGTGGCGGCCGAGAGGACCGCCACCGCGGCGGACGCGGCGGAGATGAGCTGGCGTGAGCTGCCGAACAGGGCATAGAGCACCAGCGCTGCTGGCGCCGCGTAGAAGGCCGCTGCTGGTGGCATGCCGGCCAGCCCCGCGTACGCCAGGTTCTCTGGAATGAGCAGGGCCGTGACGGTGAGCGCGCCCACCACGTCCCGCTTCAGCCACGCGGGACGGTAGCCGCGCACCGTGCCGGCGAAGGGCACGGCGCGCGAGAGCCGGGAGGCCGCGGGCTTTGATATCGCGCTCATGGTGGGTCCTCCCGGCCCTGGCTCAGTGCATGGGTGTTGGTGCGCTCTCCAGCTTCTCCACCACCTGGTCCACGGAGAAGCTCGCGGGCCGCTGGCGCGGCGGGAACTCGCGGAAGGTCGCCAGGAAGCGGGCCACGACCGTCTGCGCGGGCACCATGAAGAAGGCGTGGTTGAGCAACCAGCTGTGGTAGCCGACCGAGTCATCCGCGCGCTCGAGCGGGTCCGCCCGCAGGTCCATGATGAGCGGCACGCGCAGTGACGTGAAGGGCTTCTCCCAGACCTCGATGCCCTTGGCGAGCTGTTCCTCGAAGATGAGCTTCATGCGCCCATGGCGCATGGCGAGGAACTCGCCGTCGTCGCCGAAGTAGAAGAACTCGTCCCGCTTCGTGGGGCCCTTCCCCGCGAGCAGCTCCGTCTGGTCATACCCGTCCAGGTGGACCTTGAAGGTCTTGTCCCCGGCGGTATGGCCCTGCTTGACCTTCTCGACGATGTCCGCCTCTCCGGCCGCCGACAGCAGCGTGGGCAGCCAGTCCTCGGAGGCGAAGAGGTCGTTGAGGATGGTGCCCGGAGAGATGACGCCCGGCCAGCGCACCACGCACGGCACGCGGAACGCGCCCTCCCAGTTGGTGTCCTTCTCGCCGCGGAACGGGGTGGCGCCGCCGTCGGGCCACATGGAGCTCATCGACCCGTTGTCCGTGGTGTAGACGACGATGGTGTCCTCGGTGAGGCCCAGCTCGTCGAGCTTGTCGAGCAGCGTCCCCACGTGGCCGTCGTGCTCCACCATGCCGTCCGCGAAGAGCCCCAGCCCCGTCTTGCCCTGCGACTCCGGCCGCAGGTGCGTGTGGACGTGCATGCGCGTGGTGTTGAACCACACGAAGAACGGCTGGTCGTTCTTCTTCGCCCGCTCGATGAAGTCGATGGTGGCGTCGAGGAACTCCCAGTCCACCGTCTCCATGCGCTTCTTCGTCAGCGGGCCGGTGTCCTCCACCGACTGCCCGCCCTGTCCATCCGCCTTGCTGCGCAGCACGCCGCGCGGGCCGAAGCGCTTCCGGAAGTTGGGGTCCTTGGGGTAGTCCGGGTTCTCTGGCTCCTCTTCCGCATTGAGGTGGTAGAGGTTGCCGAAGAACTCGTCGAAGCCGTGCACGGTGGGGAGGAACTCATCCCTGTCACCGAGGTGGTTCTTCCCGAACTGGCCGGTGACGTAGCCCAGCGGCTTGAGCAGGTCCGCGATGGTGGGGTCCTCGGCCTGGAGGCCCACGGTGGAGCCCGGCATGCCCACCTTGGTGAGTCCCGTGCGGAATGGGCACTGGCCGGTGATGAAGGCCGCGCGCCCGGCGGTGCAGCTCTGCTGGCCGTAGTAGTCGGTGAGGAGCGCTCCCTCCTTCGCCAGCCGGTCGATGTTCGGCGTGCGGTAGCCCATCACCCCCAGGCTGTATGCACTGACGTTCCAGTAGCCGATGTCGTCTCCGAAGATGACGAGGATGTTCGGCTTCTTCCGGGGGCTCTTCTGCTTGGACTGCGCCATGGGAGCTGGCTCCTCGTGGAATCCAACACGCAACTGGATGGCTGATGCCATGGGATTGAGCGTGACGGACGGTGGATGAGGTAGGGGTGGGGACGGCGCCTCCGCCGCGCAAACCACGCCGGGCGGGAGGACGGGCCCCGCCACGCCCGGGGCTCTCGGACTCCAGGGAGGGACGGAGAGGCGCGTGGGCCGGGCGCCTTCCCGCTGGCCCCGGCTCCGCACGTTGTCGTGCGGGCGGTGCCGGCTCAACGTGCGGGGAGGCCGTTGGGAGGAACCACCATGGACGAACGGTCGGGCGCCTTCGCGTTCCTGCTGGACGGCAAGGGCGGTGGGCGTCCCATGTCGCTCTCGCAGGTGCAGGAGTGGACGCCTGGGGACGGGCCGCTCTGGGTACACCTGCCCCCGGACCTGCCGGAGCTCGCCCGGGTGCTGGAGGAGGTGTGTCACATGCCCGCTCCGGTGCGCGAGCAGATGCTCGCGGACACGGCTCGAGTCCTGGTCGAGGCCACCTCCGAGGACGAGGTGGTGGTGCTGCTGTTCGAGCCAGACCTGCCTCGAATCAAGACGCCACGGCGTCAGTTGCGGGCGTGGACGTCACCGCGACGTTGCGTCACCGTGGCGGACAGCGGGCAGGCCGGCATCGTGGAACTGCGGCGCAAGGTGGAGCAGGGGCGGGGTCCCCGCTCCGCCGCGGTGCTGGAAACGCTCGGGGCGTCCGCGCTGGCGAGGACCGCCCTGGAGCTGGCCGGGCTCAATGACCTGCTGGTGGACCTGGAGGCGCACGTCGAGGAACGGAAGAACCGGGGCGAGGAGGTGGCCGACGAGCTCCGGCGGGTGCGAAGGGCGCTGGTCGACCACCGGCGCTTCATCTCCCTCGCGCGGGATGCGCTCCTGCGCCTGGACCTGACGGATGTGGGCTGGGTGAAGGTCCAGGCGCGCGAGCTGAGCAGGCTGGCCGACCGGGCGGGGAGACTGCTGCGGGAGCTGGACGCGCTCGCGGACCGCGCCCGCCTCCTCCATGAGCAGCTCCGCGCGCGTCAGGACGCGAAGACGCAGCGCACGCTGTACCTCCTCACGGTCATCTCCGGCGTGTTCCTGCCCGTGTCCTTCATCACCGGCCTGCTCGGCGTCAACATCGGCGGCATTCCCGGAACGAACTGGGGAGGCTCCTTCGCGGTGCTGTGCGTCCTGCTCGTCGGCCTCGCAGTGGCCGAGTGGCGGGCGCTGCGCCGCCGCGAGCTGGTGTGAGGCGGCCGTCAGGGACGTGAGACCCGGGGGCCATGTCCGCGGCCGTGCGGGCTCCCCAGCTTCGCGCAACCGGGTTGTGTCTGAGAGCATGCATGATGGCTTCGACGTGGGGGCGGGTGGTGCTGCTGAGCGCACTGGTGTGGGGCACCCTGGCGCTGGCGCAGGAAGCACCTGCCGCCGGCGAGCACCCGGCGGGCGAGGGCGGAGCGTCCGAGCAGAAACTGTCGAAGGACGTGCAGAACCCGGTCGCCAACCTCATCAGCGTGCCGCTGCAGAACAACACGGACCTCGGCATCGGTCCGTTCGACCGGCAGCGCAACACGCTCAACATCCAGCCCGTGGTGCCGATGCCGCTCACGCTGGACTGGAACCTCATCACCCGCGTCATCCTGCCCATCGTCTACCAGCCGGACACGGCGGCGGAGCTCGGGGGAACGTTTGGTCTGGGAGACACATCCGTCACGTTCTTCGTCGCGCCGAAGAAGCCCGGGAAGCTCATCTGGGGCGTGGGGCCGGCGCTGCTTCTCCCCACGGCGACGGATGACGTGCTGGGCACGGGGAAGTGGTCCGCGGGCCCGTCAGTGGTGCTGCTCGTCCAGCCCGGGCCGTGGACGCTGGGCGTGCTGGCGAACAACCTGTGGTCCGTCTTCGGAAGCGGGGACCGCGCTTCGGTGAATCAACTGCTCCTGCAGTACTTCATCACCTACGACCTGCCCGAGGGCTGGTACGTGAACTCGGCGCCCATCCTCACCGCGAACTGGGAGGCGGAAGCAGGGCAGGAATGGGTCGTCCCCTTCGGCGGTGGTGGCGGCAAGGTCTTCAAGGTGGGTGGGCAGGCCCTGAACGGCTCGGTGGGCGCCTACTACAACGCGGTCCGCCCGGATGGCGGTGCGAAGTGGCAGATCCGGGTCCAGCTCGCGTTCCTCTTCCCCGAGGGCAAGAAGCAGCAGCACGAGTAACCGTGCCCCACCTCAGGCGGCCGAACCGGCGGCCCGGCTGTCCGTGCCCCTGATGGATTGTCGGGTGGCCAGCGCGGTCCAAGCATGTCGCGGGAGAGGTGCCTCCCATGTCGCGACCGTCCCGGCGGACAGACCGCCTTTCCGTCTCCATCCTCCTCCTGCTCGCTCTCGCATTTCCGGCCGCGGCCCGCGCCCAGGCCGCGAAGGCAGACCCGCTTCCGTCGTGGAACGACACTCCGGTGAAGCAGGCCATCATCGGCTTCGTCACGCGGGTGACGACGGAGGGTGGCCCGGACTTCCTCCCGGTGGAGCATCGCATCGCCGTCTTCGACAACGACGGCACGCTCTGGCAGGAGAAGCCCGCCGTCCAGGGCGCCTTCCTGGTGGAGCGCGTCCGCGAGCTCGCCGCGAAGGACCCATCCATCAAACAGCGGCAACCATTCAAGGCCGTGCTGGAAGGGGACGTGGACACCTTGATGGAAGGGGGCGAGAAGGCGCTGATGGAGCTGTTCGCCGCCACCCACGCGAACATGCCGCAGGAGCAGTTCCAGGCAGAGGTGCACCAGTTCCTCCGCGAGGCCCGCCACCCGAAGCTCGGCGTGCCGTACACGAAGCTCGCCTACCCGCCGATGCTCGAACTGCTCCGGTACCTGCGCGACAACGGCTTCCAGACGTGGATCAGCTCCGGCGGCGGTATCGACTTCATGCGCGTGTTCTCCGAGGAGCTGTACGGCATTCCTCCCCAGCAGGTCATCGGCAGCAGCCTGGAGGAGAAGTTCGAGCAGCATGGCGGCCGGGATGTGCTGTGGCGCGAGCCGCGCGTGGACCACGTCAACGACAAGGAGGGCAAGCCGGTGGGCAATGACCTGCACATCGGCCGCTCCCCCGTGTTCGTCGCGGGCAACGTCCGCAGCGGCGGGGACATCGCCATGCTGAGCGCTTCTCAGCAGCGGCTCGGCCCCTCCTTCCAGCTCCTCATCAACCACGACGACGCGCGGCGCGAGTTCGCCTACCAGGAGAAGGACGGGGCCTCGCTGCGCGCCGCGAAGGAGGGCGGGTGGAACGTCGTCAGCATGCGCGACGACTGGAAGAGGGTGTTCGCATACTGACGTCCGAGCCCCTGCCGGACAGCCCCCGGAAGCCTCCCGCCCGCGCCTGCCTTCGGACGTGTCTGGACACGAGGCCATGCGCAGTCTCCCCTGGAGCATTCCGAACTCAGGGAGGTACGAGCATGGCATCCCGGCGCAAGGTGATGGGAGGTCTCGTCGCGGTATTGCTGCCCGCGCTCGCGGGTGCGCAGGCCGAGAAGGAGCAGGCGAAGCACGGAGGGGAGAAGCCCGCTCCGCAAAGCCTGTCATCGTCCCTGGGAGTGGCTGTGTATCCCAGCAAGGGCCAGTCGGCCTCGAAGCAGCAGCAGGACGAGGCCGCGTGCCTCGCCTGGGGCGAGCAGCAATCCGGCGTGAATCCGCTGGCGGCCGCCCAGCAGAGCTCCGCCGCGCCTGCGCCCGCTCCCTCGGCGGGGGGCTCCGCGGGCCGGGGGGCGGCCGCGGGCGCCGTGGGCGGTACCGCCGTCGGCGTGCTGACCGGGCACCCGGCGCGCGGGGCCGCCATCGGTGCCACGGAGGGCGCCATCGTCGGCGGTGCGCACGGGGCCCGGAAGAAGGAGCAGGCCGAGCAGCAGGCCCAGGCCGAGAAGCAGGCCGAAGCCCAGAAGGCGCAGCAGGAGCGGGCCTCCTTCGATAAAGCCTTCGCGGCCTGCCTCGAAGGCCGTGGCTACACCGTGAAGTGAGCGGGGCTCACCCCGCCTGCTCCGCGAGCGCCTCCAAGTCGCAGCGACCCAGCTCGCGGTCGATACTGGCCTCGAGTTGAACGGGCCCAGCGGCGGTGAGGCACAGCCCCGCCCTGACGCAGCTCCGCGCACCACGCCGCGGTTTGCATGACTGCGTTCGCGCAGCTAAACGCTTTTACATGGAAAGCATGATTTCGGTGCTTGGCGCCTGGGCTCGCGCCGCGCTGCTCGTCGGGCTCGTCTCAGGATGTAGCGGCGGCCGATCCACCGTGATGGTGAACTGCGGCCCCAACGACAACACCGTGAGTTGCTGCGTGAAGAAGAACGTGGGCAACCCGGAGATGTGCGGTCTCAGCAAGGCTGACGCAACATTGATTGTCGCCATGCTGAAGGGTGTAGAGAGCGCTGTGCCGGAGGAGGAACCAGACGAGGACGATCCGAACGAGGGATGGCGGGACCAATGCATCAACCTCTACGTCGCGTGCAAGCAGCGCGGGTGGAGTGGCAAATGCGACGACTGTTTGCGCTGGTGCCAGGGGCAGAAGCAGTGGCCCTTCCACAAATGTACCTCTCGGGAGCAGTAACGTGACGACCGAACAACCCCACGACTGGGATCAAGTGCTCGAGCTGTTCGCGCAGCTCAAGCGAGGCGAAGACCTCACAATCAGCGACGACCTGAACGACCTGTTGCGGCGCGTTGCACCCGAACTGGCCATTAGCGTCGAAGATGCAGAGGCAGCGATTCTGACGCCTGCGGGGACCGCCACGCTGGTGCGAGAGATGCGGCGTCGTATTTTCGTGGGCTCGCGGCGGCTCGGCGCTGCGCTCTTGGAGGCGTTTGAGCACGGGGAGAAGGGGGATAAGGACAGCGCCCGGAGGGCACTTGAGGCGGTGCTCAGTGTCGAAGTCGTTCCCCTCTACCGGCGCACCGCTCAGAGGGAACTGGACAAGCTCGAATGACCTGGCGGTGATGTTACCGGCGTGAGCGGGGCTCACCCCGCCTGCTCCGCGAGCACCAGGGCGCGGGGCCGGATGATGGCGGCGGCGAACACCAGCCCCAGGGTGAGCTGGGCCGCCACCAGGAGCACGTCGAAGAAGCTCTCGCCGGAGGCGGCCGCGCGCGGATGAAGCAGCGCCACGATGACCTGCGTCCCGATGAAGCCGGGCGCGAGCTGGAGCAGCCCGGGCATGATGATGGTCGTCGCCGTCCTCCCGGGCATCCTGGCGTACAGGAGTCCTGCGAGGCCCAGCACGAAGGCAGCCAGGAGCGGGCTGCCGCGTCCACCCACGAGAAGCTTCGTCAACTCCTGCGTGCCGAAGGCCAGCAGCACCGCGCCGACAATCCAGGGGAGCTCGCGCTGCCGTGCGCCCATGCAGACCGTCAGGGCCACGCCGCCCAGCGCGACGAGCGCCAGCACCACGGGCTCGGGCAGCGGAGTCGCCTGTGAGAGGACGGGGAGCGGAAGGAAGAAGGTCCACAGCCGGCCCCCGGCGGAGATGCCCACTCCCACCAAGAGGAAGCGCAGCAGGCCATAGGTGAGGCGCGTCATCCCGGCCTCGACGGACTCGCTGACCAGCTCCTCGGCGCCCAGCGTCACCACCATGGCGGGGATGAGCAGCGTGGTGCCTCCGAAGAGGGCCCGGGCCAGGTCGAACGGTGGCAGCACC comes from Pyxidicoccus parkwaysis and encodes:
- a CDS encoding SulP family inorganic anion transporter, producing MSAISKPAASRLSRAVPFAGTVRGYRPAWLKRDVVGALTVTALLIPENLAYAGLAGMPPAAAFYAAPAALVLYALFGSSRQLISAASAAVAVLSAATVSAMAPAGSPRFVVLTAALALMAGLISVLAGVLRLGRIAQFFSSSVLTGFVFGLALIIALKQVPKLFGIEGSQGDFFERLWFLVTHLGHTHVVTLLVGAGSLLLLLGLERVSERLPAALLVLVVSILVSALLGLDARGVHVVGKVQAGLTTPRLPGVGLRDFVGLIPGACGIALVAFAEAIGPARMLAARHGYEVDANRELVGLGAANVGAGLFRGFSVGSSLSKSAANDAAGARTEVSALLAAGFTVVVALFLLPLIRLLPDATLAAIVVMAISGMMDVRELRRLYRMRREDFVMAMVALVGVLALDVLPGLLLAVGLSLFLTVYRASVPRLSELGRAPGTLAFNDVRHTPRPLTVPGMLILRPNEGIFFANATSLRDEIIERVRRTGRPVQSVLLDLEVTVDLDVPGADMLSALRDDLAQRRVTLMLARVMAPTRHMLERTGVTAKVGAANLYPQVLDAVVEHLSHAPAVTPEEQALLRDGLHRLRSLVEEAGSTLDASEGVELDRLQDLGQRLGRAESELDTLGGAPH
- a CDS encoding arylsulfatase is translated as MAQSKQKSPRKKPNILVIFGDDIGYWNVSAYSLGVMGYRTPNIDRLAKEGALLTDYYGQQSCTAGRAAFITGQCPFRTGLTKVGMPGSTVGLQAEDPTIADLLKPLGYVTGQFGKNHLGDRDEFLPTVHGFDEFFGNLYHLNAEEEPENPDYPKDPNFRKRFGPRGVLRSKADGQGGQSVEDTGPLTKKRMETVDWEFLDATIDFIERAKKNDQPFFVWFNTTRMHVHTHLRPESQGKTGLGLFADGMVEHDGHVGTLLDKLDELGLTEDTIVVYTTDNGSMSSMWPDGGATPFRGEKDTNWEGAFRVPCVVRWPGVISPGTILNDLFASEDWLPTLLSAAGEADIVEKVKQGHTAGDKTFKVHLDGYDQTELLAGKGPTKRDEFFYFGDDGEFLAMRHGRMKLIFEEQLAKGIEVWEKPFTSLRVPLIMDLRADPLERADDSVGYHSWLLNHAFFMVPAQTVVARFLATFREFPPRQRPASFSVDQVVEKLESAPTPMH
- a CDS encoding CorA family divalent cation transporter translates to MDERSGAFAFLLDGKGGGRPMSLSQVQEWTPGDGPLWVHLPPDLPELARVLEEVCHMPAPVREQMLADTARVLVEATSEDEVVVLLFEPDLPRIKTPRRQLRAWTSPRRCVTVADSGQAGIVELRRKVEQGRGPRSAAVLETLGASALARTALELAGLNDLLVDLEAHVEERKNRGEEVADELRRVRRALVDHRRFISLARDALLRLDLTDVGWVKVQARELSRLADRAGRLLRELDALADRARLLHEQLRARQDAKTQRTLYLLTVISGVFLPVSFITGLLGVNIGGIPGTNWGGSFAVLCVLLVGLAVAEWRALRRRELV
- a CDS encoding neuromedin U, which produces MMASTWGRVVLLSALVWGTLALAQEAPAAGEHPAGEGGASEQKLSKDVQNPVANLISVPLQNNTDLGIGPFDRQRNTLNIQPVVPMPLTLDWNLITRVILPIVYQPDTAAELGGTFGLGDTSVTFFVAPKKPGKLIWGVGPALLLPTATDDVLGTGKWSAGPSVVLLVQPGPWTLGVLANNLWSVFGSGDRASVNQLLLQYFITYDLPEGWYVNSAPILTANWEAEAGQEWVVPFGGGGGKVFKVGGQALNGSVGAYYNAVRPDGGAKWQIRVQLAFLFPEGKKQQHE
- a CDS encoding HAD family hydrolase, yielding MSRPSRRTDRLSVSILLLLALAFPAAARAQAAKADPLPSWNDTPVKQAIIGFVTRVTTEGGPDFLPVEHRIAVFDNDGTLWQEKPAVQGAFLVERVRELAAKDPSIKQRQPFKAVLEGDVDTLMEGGEKALMELFAATHANMPQEQFQAEVHQFLREARHPKLGVPYTKLAYPPMLELLRYLRDNGFQTWISSGGGIDFMRVFSEELYGIPPQQVIGSSLEEKFEQHGGRDVLWREPRVDHVNDKEGKPVGNDLHIGRSPVFVAGNVRSGGDIAMLSASQQRLGPSFQLLINHDDARREFAYQEKDGASLRAAKEGGWNVVSMRDDWKRVFAY
- a CDS encoding DUF2379 family protein is translated as MTTEQPHDWDQVLELFAQLKRGEDLTISDDLNDLLRRVAPELAISVEDAEAAILTPAGTATLVREMRRRIFVGSRRLGAALLEAFEHGEKGDKDSARRALEAVLSVEVVPLYRRTAQRELDKLE
- a CDS encoding threonine/serine ThrE exporter family protein; its protein translation is MQDTAAPPPSREDAAVAFLLDLVRALHLAYLPAHVVEALTKGAARGLGLRLELFTLQSFAATEVTSGERRRVDIERLPFNPHWNLRRTSGLLLLTRAVTTKKLALPEARAELDRILQLPPAYPHWLVFIAYAVYGVAVAARVGGSWRELAVAAPIGFVAGLIHFGTLRSMRIDLQKSFLAAFLGTLVVCGLSRVLPPFDLARALFGGTTLLIPAMVVTLGAEELVSESVEAGMTRLTYGLLRFLLVGVGISAGGRLWTFFLPLPVLSQATPLPEPVVLALVALGGVALTVCMGARQRELPWIVGAVLLAFGTQELTKLLVGGRGSPLLAAFVLGLAGLLYARMPGRTATTIIMPGLLQLAPGFIGTQVIVALLHPRAAASGESFFDVLLVAAQLTLGLVFAAAIIRPRALVLAEQAG